The DNA region atgtcatcatatcgtcatgtcgtcatattgtcatatcgtcatgtcgtcatattgtcatatcgtcatgtcatcatatcatcatgtcgtcatgtcatcatgtcgtcatattgtcatatcatcatatcatcatgtcatcatatcatcatgtcgtcatgtcatcatatcatcatgtcgtcatgtcgtcatattgtcatgtcgtcatgtcatcatatcatgtcgtcatgtcatcatgtcgtcatattgtcatatcatcatatcatcatgtcatcatatcatcatgtcgtcatgtcatcatatcatcatgtcgtcatgtcgtcatattgtcatgtcgtcatgtcatcatatcatgtcatcatatcatcatgtcgtcatattgtcatatcgtcatgtcatcatatcatcatgtcgtcatgtcatcatatcatcatgtcgtcatattgtcatatcatcatatcatcatgtcgtcatgtcgtcatattgtcatatcatcatgtcgtcatgtcatcatatcatcatgtcgtcatgtcgtcatatcatcatatcatcatgtcgtcatgtcatcatatcatcatgtcgtcatatcatcatatcatcatgtcgtcatgtcgtcatgtcgtcatattgtcatatcatcatatcatcatgtcgtcatgtcatcatatcatcatatcgtcatgtcgtcatatcatcatgtcatcatgtcatcatgtcatcatatcgtcatatcatcatgtcgtcatgtcatcatatcatcatatcatcatatcatcatatcatcatatcatcatgtcgtcatgtcgtcatgtcgtcatattgtcatatcatcatatcatcatgtcgtcatgtcatcatatcatcatatcgtcatgtcgtcatatcatcatgtcatcatgtcatcatgtcatcatatcatcatatcatcatgtctcTCTGCCTCCACCGCCTGCTCTGAactctttttgtttcctttatctACCTGTGTCAGTCTTTGCTTAGAGATTTCCTCTAAACCTCAACCAAACAGAAATGTCTACAACTACGAATATTAGAGTATTCGTGCCacgttacagaaaaaaaaaaaaacacggttGCATCAGAAGAGCAGCTGCCTCAAAATGATGAAGGTGGGAACCATCAAATTCATTTCCTGTACCACTAAAGAGAAGACGCCTCATTCCAGTCAGTGTGCTGCTTTCTCAGAAAAAGTTTTACCGCAGTCTGTTTTCAGGTTCCCGAGACTCATGACAATGTCATGCTGAAGTACTTCCTGATTTCCACAGATGGCTGCAGCTCTTCTTCTGCTCTAACTATAGACTCAAATAATTTTGAGTTCCTTTTGATCTCCTACATATATGACTTTACTCATCAAGAAATCGAAAAACAGAGCTTGTCCTACCACAGAAACTTCAtgtcaaacacaacaaagaggTCTGTTTCCTGAATTTACACATCACCAGGGTCACTTcatgaagaatatttttgaCTCATATTTGGGCCCAACAGACAAAAGTGTTTCATGCTGACATTTTAATCCATCTCTGACTTTCTTCACTACAAGGTGACACATGgatgttgagtttctctacatgtggttacctccacagggtcgataaaagtttctgtcccTTCCTCGCTCAGAGTCGCTCGAGgatgttcctaaatcactctGAGGCTAAAAATCCTTGCTAGGATATTTTAAGCTGAGTCAGAAGCTCTCTGGGAGGACTCTCAGGATGTGTGTGAATACGTCCCCGTGGAGTTGAACTGCATCCCTGTGACTAACTGCAAAGAAATGAAATGCATGCTTCAAAGTCTACCACTGTAAAAAAGGCCTGTTCAGGTTAATCTTTCTTCTGCATCTCCCGTTTCTGAGTGCACCTGAACGTGTTGCTCTTTGTCTGAGcgcccctgaatgcagcatgcacATCTCAGAAGTAATGGCAgtgagagagacatgcccagacaAGTTTGGATTCAACTAAaaggactcacacacacacacacacacacacacacacacacacacagacaattaTTTAATGAAAAGGAAAGGCCTCAAACTCATGACTTGTACTGTTCACCTAAATGTATATAAATGGCTTGAACTGGAACTGGATTTTCCATCTTTCTTCCTCACTCACACCTTTGCATCAATAATAGTGTCCTGACCCGACACCCTGAGGTGATTGCTGCCACCCTTTATTGGATTCTTACTACCTCTCATACAACCACAGTAATCCACCATGACCATGACTCAATGTCACCTTTTTATTTCTTGAGACTAATGATGTGCAGGTTTGTCGTCATGTCTAGAGTCAAGTTGAAGAAATGACACCTTGTTGTTGTCATCAGAGTAACAGCTCCAAACACACCTTTTTAGATTAGCTCATTCtgtctgttgctgtttttatgtttgttatgtagTTGATTGTGTTCATGATTTTTAAACCCCGACAggggaaataatcacaatctgaccaaaccacacaaagatactACCCGTTATCTTTGTTTCATTCTGTAAATCAGGAAAATGGATGCTACACTGAAGCGGCGTTTACCGTCAGCTGGCCTACTTCCTCATTCCAAGACCGGAAACCAAACCAGCTCCAGCCTCAGTCGTTTGGAAGTGGATTGTGTCAGACGTCGAAAAATCACAGTCCACTCACTGCAAAGTTTATTCAAAGGCTGTTTGCAACTAAAGGCAGCAGCACGACTGTCTGACTGATTACAACATGTGGCGTGCAGCGAGTGGGAGAAACGTGTCTTCTGCTACAGACCACAAACACCTGCTAAACAGAAAAACTCTCACAATCATTCTGGCACTGCATCACGTATGACAAGAAAGAGAGTCGGTGGAGAGCTCTAAGCAGTCGAGCTTCATATTCCCCAAAGATATGACCCCCATGTGTACAGAGAAGAACCCTACATGGGTTTATCCACATGCATTAAACTATCCACCTGCAGGTATGAGTCACCCAGTCACAAGAGTTCTGAGGAATTCTCTGCATGGTCTGCTGGCTACTATGCTGAATAAGCATAGTGCACTTTAAGAGACAAGTTTACAGCTCACACCTGAAAAGTGGAAATCACTCTCAATGTGTCTATAATTTTATTGAGGAAACAAATTGATTAAAATCAGAAATCAAGACATGTACATGTATTTATATGAATACGACAACAATCCTATTTGCTTACCCATCTCGGCATATTACATTTACTCACAATGGCTTTTCCAAGctttggtttttcttttacaaaatgtttatttgtctcACATCATTTTATAAGAATGTTAAGACAACTGTATCTCATACCTGTTTTATTGAATCTCTTTACTTTCTGAAAAACGTTTGCAACTTTGACTAGctgcaaaacatgtttcaatgaAAAATACTGTGATTTGATTTGTTAGCCATGTTTGTCCCAGCCCTGGTGCATGCATGGAGCTGCACTGTCATGCTGACACCAGAGATTGTGACTATTACTGTAAATGTCAGTctgatgggggaggggggttccCTTAAGAGGCGGAGAGTGGAAAGTTTTCTTATCACCTGAATTATGGTGACGTCACAGTCAGGGTCAGTAACAGCAGAGCCGTGCGGTCAGGTGCGGTCACCTCACCTGACCGCACAAAAACAAgtaatgattaaataaaataaatatatatattttctactgatctgtgaaatgttatttctgtacaACTCCAAAattttcaatcattttcatgATCAAAATCACTGAATTCACATATTTCTGGTCGGCTCCGCCTCACAAGCTGGGTCGAGTGTATGCCTTTTGCTTTCTAACTGTTTGTcaccaatgtaatgtttgtagacACTTTTATTATACGTCCTCACTTTCTATAGAATAAATCATGTATTTCACGTGTGTGAAGAAATGACACCTTGTTGTTGTCATCAGAGTAACAGCTCCAAACACACCTTTAGATTAGGTGTGGCAGCCAGTACCTCTGCCTCACCTGAAGGGGTCAAGAGTTTATGCTTGGTTTGATGTTGGTCCTCTTCTatgcagaatttttattttaaaatttcGCTCTGATTgcaaaaatggaaaaggaagaTTTTTATATCTAATCTTAAATATTTCTCAAAACTGGACTTTCAATCAAAACGTGAAGTGATAAATAATGGAAGActtttcaaactaaaagaagATAATGAGGACTTttacaacaaagtcacagaTATTTTAGTCCAGAAGGATAGGTGAATGGACTTTGTTTACAAGTAAAGGTAAGACCATGAATACACCGCAGTATATGaatacttttattattattgaatgagtatgaattgtaatggaaaaaaaattctGAGGCGCTATAAATGTAATGAACTTCCTTGGCCAAATATGCACCTTCCCTCTACGTGTGTGTACATAATGCTGATATGAGACATGAAACACAACCAGTATTCAATGTGCAAGCTGCCAATTGAACGGTGAGTTTAAACTACTCTATaaatgggttcatatatttgtaaatcTGACTGTGAAAAAGTCAGTGCCTCACCGCCCGTCACTGAGTAACAGCCTGTTTGTTTGCTGTCCCATCACATGCAGCCACCGCCTTTCTTCAGGTTATTCCCCATCTGTACTCCCGTAAGCCTGCAGGAGTGCAGAGCCATAAAAGGACATGACCTGTTCGCGCCATTTCTCCGGGGGGGGGGCGGGTGTACGCAGAGTCCCGTGATaggacaggaagaggaggaggaggagtcgaCGAAGGAGCGCAATACATAAAACCCAAAGCAGAACTGCTAAAGAGAACACACCTCTCATCACTCCATCCTCTAATCACTCCATCCTCTCATCACTCCATCCTCTCATCACTCCATCCTCTCATCACTCCATCCTCTCATCACTCCATCCTCTCGTCTCTCCATCCTCTcgtctctccatcctctcctcacTCCATCCTCTCgtctctccatcctctcatcaCTCCATCCTCTCATCACTCCATCCTCTCATCACTCCATCCTCTCGCAGCATCATGAACCTGACCGAGACGTTCACGACTCTCCCGAAACGGATCCTTGTCGGTAAGTTTTAGGAAGACGACccgtgtgtttcttttttacgCATCCCAACCAAACCCCATGAAGTAATGTGCTGATTtaagagagagagctgtgtgtTCAGGCTGTTGAATCCTTTCATGACGTTTTAAAGACTTAATGATGATTCTAACCATCGGCAGACACATTCCAACCAAAACCCCCATGAACACAGTAAGTCTTAGGTAGATGGATACTTTATTAACCCCTGCAGGAAATTATAGATACAGCAGCTGCAACGACAGTCAGAAAAACATGACCTCAAAAATACTCAAATCAGTTTGAAAACCCGACTGAAATCTACAAATGATTAAGATGGAGATAAGATTGAGTTAGACTGCTGCTGCTCAACAGATATGCAGAAGTGCaataacactttaaattcaacaCCAGTTAAACTGTGACACCTGTCGGCTCCCCGCGTTAattcagagaaacagagaaaccaGATCTATATTCTTGGGGGCTTCCCGTCTGGCTGCAGATGTGTGGGCGGCTCAAGAGGCGGAGGCATCCTCTCACGGTCCGCTGCATtagagggagtgtgtgtttcaTCAGTCGCTCCTCACTGTCAAGGAGAGAACACGTTTATTTATTCCTTCACCTGAACGACCATGATGAAGACTTTGATGCCACTGCTCGGTGAGTCTGAGGACAGCTTTCTAAAACGTTTTAACCAAATCACCACTGAGAGGAAGTCGGTGATtaaagagtgagaggagagctggCACCCGCAGGTCGGAGTGAGTGTGATGACATTTGTTACCTTCTCctcaaaccaaaaacaacaacaacaacaacaacaacaacaacgtggCTTTACGTTACAATAATAATCagtagtctctctctctctgatagtTGAACTACACATTTGTGtatatgtttatgttgtttgttaCTTCTCTAAAGAATGCTTCGTCTATAGATTCTTTATTTCTAAGCATGTACTATGTATGGAAGCTTTTGGTAGTAAAGTTGTCGTAAATCGGTAAAATGTTTGAAGGTGAACCGTGTCAGGTATTCCCGTAAATGCGTCTGTGAGAAACGGCACGGGAGGGTTTTTTCGGGACTTCCCTGGAGGAACAGGTCGATTCAGGACGAGTGCAGGAATGGAGGAAGATTCTCGAGAGTTGAAGCCGTGAGAACGGTTGCCTAGGGAACTGGGTCACGTGATAACGCTTTCTGCACGAGTTTCACACTGTTTCATCACACCCTGCCTGACGTAATatactgtgtgcgtgtgtgtgtgggtctgtgtctgtgtgtgtgtgtgtgtgtgtgtgtatgtctgtgtgtgtctgtgtctgtgtctgtgtctgtgtgtgtgtgtgtgtgtatgtctgtgtgtgtctgtgtctgtgtctgtgtctgtgtgtgtgtgtgtgtgtgtctgtgtctgtgtctgtgtctgtgtgtgtgtctgtgtgtgtgtgtgtctgtgtgtgtgtgtgtctgtgtgtgtgtgtgtgtgtgtgtctgtgtgtgtgtgtgtgtgtgtgtgtgtgtgtagattcAGTTTGACATGTTGTCTCTTATCATGTTTCATTAGAGAGGTGTGGCTCTCTGCTTGTTGTTTCAAAGGACAGATGAGTCAATAAGGAAGAAAGCGGTCGTCAGAAAAATCATTGAGTTGTTTTGATGTGaagtaaaataacaaaacaacaggaagtgtgtgttattgtgtcagAGGTCACGCGTTAGTTTCAGTTTGACGGACGCCACCTGAGAACATTTAAATACTGAGGAAGTCTCATTGGAGTTCTTAGAAATCATGGAGAGAACATGTTTTgacccaaaaagaaaaaagaaaccaacCCTGTGCATAATTTCTGACCAAAGTCACTAAACCCACCTTCATATTAAATCTGGTCCTCATTCAGAACTTGCCCTGAACACTTGATGACTTTAAGCCTTTTCAGCACCAGAGAAATCCAGTAGTAGTCGTCTGTACATCCACATAAAGGAACCAGTTACAGCTAACTCTGCATACTTTAAATCGTCCTGATATTCACAGAAAACCAGCACTTTTCATTACTGCAGAACCTGCCTGAGAATGGTAACGATTTGAAGTTGATCTCAGTATCGGAGACATCCAGTCTCAGCTGTCCGTACGTCCATGAGTGCactgcaaacaggaagtagtaATAGCTCATTCGGCATCATTTATGTGCACCGGTTTGGACTGCGCGTAAATAAAAGTTCATAAACCTAACAAAgaatgaacagaaaaacaatggtgATCATAAGTGCAgaacctgccccccccccagcagCTACCTGGGACCACGCACTTCCTTTGTACATCCCCCAAAGCATTATGGGAACTGCAGTTTGGAGGCAAAACAAAGAATAGTAACTGCAGAGAAATGTGTGATGCAATCATGATGTAATGTAGTCATGTGACTCTCCGGTTACAGCAGCATGTGCGGAAAACGAAAGGTCTGTTGTGAAATACAGGAAACCAGTTCAACAGCTGCGATTTCCCATGTGGCCCGGCTGCAAATCAAAGAAGCCAGAGTTAAATATATACTTCTTATAGTTTCATTGATTTACTGTTTGTCTTCACAGCGTGTTAAATCTGGGTCAGAGCAGTTACAGGTCAGGTTTCCTTCTTCACACGCCCTCCGAGATAATCGGTACACATgtactacaaaaacaaacacgccCACCGTAAGTAAATCACTCAGCATGCTCCAGTGAGTTAAAGTGTAAAGAGAACTAATCCTCTCAGCTGTTATCAGCTCTTCAATAAGCTGTTTAAACAATCTCAGACACAGGCCACAAAAAAGAGATAACGGGCTGAGGCGAGTAGCACACACCTCCTGGCAGATATTTAATCATccagtgtgtttacatggacttgagaATCCGGGTTGTGAGTCTCCTCCTGGTTTGGATCATATCTggatattctacaattcatgtagcagacgcttttatccaaagtgaacatcagagaggaagaacaacacaagcaaggatctagagaggaggagacaacgacaggaagtgtaaacaaacagctttaagtctgatcagacacacaggtgctgacaggaagtgaccagaggtgctgacaggaagtgaccagagacagcgGGTGCACAGGTAGTCGGCAGCTGTCAGAAACCATGGTGAAAGTGTATACATGCCACATGCTACTCGATTCCTGAAATCaggatatgatgtttacatgaacaaacacaaaaccgagatactcaagtccatgtaaacacactcattaCAAACAattcaggatttattttttgctttaagATGTAAGCCCGGACTCGTCAGCGGAGTGTGGCTTAGAATAAGTGGAATGAGATATTCTTGACCTCTCAGGTGAGAGTCTGATGTTCTCACTCGGTTGTTTGTTTGCTCGGGCGGGCCAGTTGAATGGGAAGTTTTCGTTTTCCCTTTCCACTCGTCCTTATCAGACAATGCGCTAAAATGACTCAGCTTTTCCACTCCCTCCTGGATTAGAGGCGATGAAGCAATCGAGGAGGAAAGAGCCAAGTGAAACAAAGCAAACCACAAATATGTCTGAACACATGCTAActttttctgcagctccttctgAACAGTCCTGACAGTTTAGCTCTCAGGAAGGTTTTATCACCCTGCCTTCCCTGTAGTTTTGACTCCTCTGCTTTCAAACACTCTGTATCTGATCatttctccttcatctcctttcctctctctgcagattagatcctttcctcctttcctcctgtAACTCTGTACCTTTCCACTCTGATGGCCACCTCACACTATGATTCATGAGAAGGTTTTTAAAGACCCACCTAGACCTCCGGAGTCCAGTCCAGGGTTCAGGTGTACCTAAAACGTATTACCTAACCCGTAAACAATTAAATAATGTTTCTGCTGAATgagattgtttttcttcttcacttccagtttctgttctgatgatgatgatgatgatgataatgaagaTCCAGTGTTCTTCGGCTGCAGTACCAGAACAACAGCACCCAACATGCAGCGCCAGCAGACAAACGGATGACATCGTCTTATACCAGCTGTCCCCTATGATCTGGTCACCTGGCTGTAGGAGAAGCTGGGAGACTGAAGATGTAAGTAACCAAGAGAAATAGGTTTAAAACTGAGGAGCtataaaggtccaatcagtgagctgtgtagagagtgagatgataaaggtatcttactctctgatcattaaggaaacatgttgaagtgctggcttctctgacaacaatgcagcagccagtatgtcctccttctaactttacattctgctcctgaatgctctggatttgtttggaccagagaaggtaggcgcttttaagacccccccccccacacggctgttttggacgcccctcggtttgtcagatatgagagcagttatcaggtcaacaggtgttgcagcgatggaagcggtcaagagaagtggttcagatagaagtgattgtacccgacctaaaaagcctctgcatgtttctaataagctccacgagcagaaacgtgctcaaactaggatcaatattggagatgcttttgaaaaatggagagaggttagaacacagaaaggtttacagacccatgcagagctggataaacactgaagcttcagagtccaccacatggtgacctgagtgagcatccactctagagaggaggggggggggagacagctctctatgatgtttagaatttagactgcagtactcattttaaacactaggggttcagagttacatattgctctttaaataaactttgatttggACCTGattgaacagatttttttcccagaTTAAATGAGTATTCTAAAGTTAAGAAACACCCAGAGAGCAGTCAAAATGGAGCACAGTTGATTGAACACGGCATCACACAGGATCACCGGAAATACAGTGGCATTTGTGGCTTACATTAGATCTAAATTTAGACCCTAGTTCCTGTGGTCCAAATGGACACAGTTCCTCAAAGGGTCCCTCGTTTCAGGGGTAAGTTCATGCTGTTAAAAAGTGGCTGAGGTGTCACTCTTTTACTTCCCTTCCTGCCCAACATGATGTGATTGAGCAATCCTCTCTGCCAGCAAAATGATCTGGAAAGTCCCTTCAACTCCACTGCTGCCATCTCTTGTCTTCtcatcagacttttttttaaagacttcagaATACacagtgaaatgaaaaatgatgatTGTAAAAGCTCACCTGACCTCCCCTGCCACCCTCTCCCCACACAGTTGGtataagaaagaaaatcaagtcATTTCATTGCAATGTTTCAGGAATTACATATTTCTCCAGATCTTCAAAACCATTGATCTCATTCACAAGTCCTTTTTGAGTAAATCTGCATTCATAATGAAGCTGTCTGCCTCTGCTTATTTTTCAGGGGACCTCCATCGTCCTTCAATTCCAACACGATCCCAATCGGGTACTGAATGTGACGATGGCATCCATCACACTAAAAAACTGCACGAGCGTCCTGCGTTTTATGTGGCAGTGCACAGAGGTAAAGAACATCTTATTCTCAAGATTCGATGCAAACACCTGACGTTAATAACTTTCATTCAGATTAGAAATATTGAATAAAGGAATGTGAACATGTGAGGGGATTCCCCAGATTTCTGTCTAACCAGCCGGTTGAGATTTGGATTCAGAGCATGGGAGTGTTTTGTGGCAGACAGTCAAGTTTTCTTGCTAAACACTTTGTGTGATTGGTAAAATATAATAAAGGTATCAAACCCTCAAAGTCCCTCGATGAATTAAAAATTATCTACTTACACAGGAGTGAAAAGAAGAGCTTTTAGCTTTATTATCCTGAGGGCCAACGTTGCAGAGCAGCTTGCAATTAAATGTTGAAAAGAGTAGAGCACAACCGATCAATCAGctagccgataatatcggctgatattagcatatccagtgacaaTCAGTATCGGCTGATTTTATCCCAGATATGCACCAATATTACTaaatttattcaccagtcaaatatcatttaatttgagtatctTCGGATTACACCAGCAGTTCTCTGGCATCACTCTTCAGAGCGTCGAGCGGTGATGTATGTACATGCTCacttactttccagttgagtggccatcttgtcttcattataaatcttttccacaat from Labrus bergylta chromosome 6, fLabBer1.1, whole genome shotgun sequence includes:
- the LOC110001737 gene encoding uncharacterized protein isoform X3 is translated as MMMMMMIMKIQCSSAAVPEQQHPTCSASRQTDDIVLYQLSPMIWSPGCRRSWETEDGTSIVLQFQHDPNRVLNVTMASITLKNCTSVLRFMWQCTEIREKVNCSFNCSIPLLQEKPQPQIVNTTQLCFAEGVCVELRIIVAVVISTAVILAIALGFCIWKYVIKRKIRTAVETATYTSVTDQVKMEGG
- the LOC110001737 gene encoding uncharacterized protein isoform X1, with the protein product MNLTETFTTLPKRILVVSVLMMMMMMIMKIQCSSAAVPEQQHPTCSASRQTDDIVLYQLSPMIWSPGCRRSWETEDGTSIVLQFQHDPNRVLNVTMASITLKNCTSVLRFMWQCTEIREKVNCSFNCSIPLLQEKPQPQIVNTTQLCFAEGVCVELRIIVAVVISTAVILAIALGFCIWKYVIKRKIRTAVETATYTSVTDQVKMEGG
- the LOC110001737 gene encoding uncharacterized protein isoform X2, whose protein sequence is MMKTLMPLLVSVLMMMMMMIMKIQCSSAAVPEQQHPTCSASRQTDDIVLYQLSPMIWSPGCRRSWETEDGTSIVLQFQHDPNRVLNVTMASITLKNCTSVLRFMWQCTEIREKVNCSFNCSIPLLQEKPQPQIVNTTQLCFAEGVCVELRIIVAVVISTAVILAIALGFCIWKYVIKRKIRTAVETATYTSVTDQVKMEGG